In Elaeis guineensis isolate ETL-2024a chromosome 1, EG11, whole genome shotgun sequence, a genomic segment contains:
- the LOC105032980 gene encoding transcription factor MYBC1-like — translation MREEEEPNWFARWEEQLPSPEELTPLSQTLITPDLAIAFDIPIAASNPIPNPSLHHLHPAPALPPPAPAPSSQPPPDFDSPDHLSAAASGGGSGGGGDEPARTLKRPRLVWTPQLHKRFVDAVAHLGIKNAVPKTIMQLMSVDGLTRENVASHLQKYRLYLKRMQGLSSSAGGAAGGAAGGGAGGPISAADAATDQLFASGPVPHHFLGRGPGPEPFMPFVPVAALQHHQQITAAVQQQHQQQYYHQRHMGHFGSPTTGGYDHGFLARTVPQPRMHRTVGSAAVGLVPPPPPPAPSAASYVEDLESGSRGAGGGRRVLTLFPTGKD, via the coding sequence ATGAGGGAAGAGGAGGAGCCGAACTGGTTCGCACGGTGGGAGGAGCAGCTCCCGAGCCCGGAGGAGTTGACGCCCCTCTCCCAGACTCTTATCACCCCCGACCTCGCTATCGCCTTCGATATCCCCATCGCCGCATCCAACCCTATCCCTAATCCTTCTCTCCACCACCTCCACCCGGCTCCGGCCCTCCCCCCGCCCGCACCCGCTCCGTCCTCCCAGCCCCCGCCCGACTTCGACTCCCCCGATCACCTCTCCGCCGCCGCCTCCGGCGGCGGGTCCGGCGGTGGCGGCGACGAGCCCGCCCGCACCCTGAAGCGACCGCGGCTGGTGTGGACCCCGCAGCTCCACAAGCGGTTCGTGGACGCGGTGGCCCACCTGGGGATCAAGAACGCCGTCCCCAAGACCATAATGCAGCTGATGAGCGTCGACGGCCTCACTCGCGAGAACGTTGCCAGCCACCTACAGAAGTACCGCCTCTACCTCAAGCGCATGCAGGGACTCAGCTCCTccgccggcggcgcagccggagGTGCCGCCGGTGGAGGAGCAGGCGGCCCCATCTCCGCCGCCGATGCTGCCACCGACCAGCTTTTCGCCAGCGGACCTGTTCCTCACCATTTCCTCGGCCGCGGGCCTGGGCCGGAGCCCTTCATGCCGTTCGTGCCCGTTGCTGCGCTGCAGCATCACCAGCAGATCACGGCCGCCGTGCAGCAGCAACATCAGCAGCAGTACTACCACCAGAGACATATGGGCCATTTCGGATCGCCGACGACCGGGGGATATGATCATGGCTTTCTAGCGCGGACTGTGCCGCAGCCACGGATGCATCGGACGGTGGGGTCAGCGGCGGTTGGCTTGGTGCCACCTCCGCCACCACCTGCACCATCCGCAGCCTCGTATGTGGAGGATTTGGAATCGGGCAGCAGAGGAGCAGGTGGTGGGAGGAGGGTCCTAACACTTTTTCCCACAGGCAAAGATTGA